One stretch of Clavibacter californiensis DNA includes these proteins:
- a CDS encoding ANTAR domain-containing protein yields the protein MQTLADAATLSILQQHALDLSHTLADQLERALDSRIVIEQAKGALSQRMGISMDRAFAVLRHRARSTSTPLRDVAAEVVDPDGDGRAG from the coding sequence GTGCAGACGCTCGCCGACGCGGCGACCCTCAGCATCCTGCAGCAGCACGCCCTCGACCTCAGCCACACCCTCGCCGATCAGCTCGAGCGCGCGCTCGACAGCCGCATCGTCATCGAGCAGGCCAAGGGCGCCCTCTCACAGCGCATGGGGATCTCGATGGACCGGGCCTTCGCCGTCCTCCGGCACCGAGCACGCAGCACCAGCACGCCGCTCCGCGACGTGGCAGCGGAGGTCGTGGACCCGGATGGGGATGGCCGGGCAGGATGA
- a CDS encoding GAF and ANTAR domain-containing protein, with translation MTDQPRETRLLAAIGTMADTLVEDYDVIDVAQLLVDASQDLFDVTAAGLLLSDKHGELELLASTDEDARLMEMLQIDAHAGPCFDCFHTGQLVVVPDISTAVTRWRPFSDAAARLGYASVHAIPLRNHDVVLGTLNLFGSTAGALDAADLLAARALCDMTTLGILHHRLFQEHDIVQAQLENALESRVVIEQPKGFLSFTNTISVDDAFALLRHHARSNSLRISDVARQVIDRSLDLGPSREEPRVAADDEHGPRS, from the coding sequence ATGACGGACCAGCCCCGCGAGACGCGTCTCCTGGCCGCGATCGGCACGATGGCCGACACCCTCGTCGAGGACTACGACGTCATCGACGTCGCGCAGCTGCTGGTCGACGCCAGTCAGGACCTCTTCGACGTCACCGCAGCCGGCCTCCTGCTCAGCGACAAGCACGGCGAACTGGAGCTCCTGGCGTCGACGGACGAGGACGCGCGGCTCATGGAGATGCTGCAGATCGACGCGCACGCGGGCCCGTGCTTCGACTGCTTCCACACCGGCCAGCTCGTCGTCGTGCCCGACATCTCCACCGCCGTCACGCGATGGCGGCCGTTCAGCGACGCCGCCGCTCGCCTCGGCTACGCCTCCGTGCACGCCATACCGCTGCGCAACCACGACGTGGTCCTCGGGACGCTGAACCTCTTCGGTTCCACCGCAGGGGCCCTGGACGCCGCCGACCTCCTCGCCGCACGTGCCCTCTGCGACATGACCACGCTCGGCATCCTCCACCACCGTCTGTTCCAGGAGCACGACATCGTGCAGGCCCAACTCGAGAACGCCCTCGAATCCCGCGTCGTCATCGAACAGCCCAAGGGCTTCCTCTCGTTCACCAACACCATCAGCGTCGACGACGCCTTCGCGCTCCTCCGCCACCACGCCCGCAGCAACTCGCTGCGCATCAGCGACGTCGCGCGGCAGGTCATCGACCGCTCCCTGGACCTCGGCCCCTCCCGCGAGGAGCCCCGGGTCGCCGCGGACGACGAGCACGGCCCGCGCTCCTGA
- a CDS encoding ANTAR domain-containing protein produces the protein MDGVRGRCRPDPRRRDPHGSRTGGPRRRLRRGAIRPLTLEERTSGQAQAFSDIIGRHLIRSATQSDESATTRPFSRRTIHQATGIVIAQLGLPAKDAYLLIQGHAFATHRSMLEIADDLLTGRLHFTRESDGITARERT, from the coding sequence GTGGACGGTGTCCGCGGCCGATGCCGTCCGGATCCTCGCCGCCGCGATCCCCACGGGAGTCGCACGGGAGGTCCCCGTCGACGCCTCCGACGCGGAGCTATCCGACCTCTGACGCTCGAGGAGCGGACCTCGGGGCAGGCGCAGGCCTTCAGCGACATCATCGGGCGCCACCTCATCCGCAGCGCCACCCAGAGCGACGAGAGCGCGACGACACGACCGTTCTCCCGCCGCACCATCCACCAGGCCACGGGCATCGTGATCGCCCAGCTCGGGCTCCCCGCGAAGGACGCGTACCTGCTCATCCAGGGCCACGCCTTCGCGACGCACCGCTCCATGCTGGAGATCGCCGACGACCTCCTCACCGGACGGCTCCACTTCACGCGGGAGAGCGACGGCATCACGGCTCGGGAGCGGACATGA
- a CDS encoding DUF7882 family protein, producing MGQFTYNTSVRTEIDDRALAHLQIVMIDKLRRREGFAFSWKNPASEGAGRRTAWISPEIPILFAFSGAGPRRSTRHGWRL from the coding sequence ATGGGGCAGTTCACCTACAACACCTCGGTCCGCACCGAGATCGACGACCGGGCCCTGGCCCATCTGCAGATCGTGATGATCGACAAGCTCCGGCGCCGCGAGGGCTTCGCCTTCTCCTGGAAGAATCCCGCGTCCGAGGGCGCCGGGCGCCGGACCGCATGGATCTCCCCGGAGATCCCTATCCTGTTCGCGTTCAGCGGGGCCGGCCCCCGGCGATCAACGCGGCATGGGTGGAGGCTCTGA
- a CDS encoding GNAT family N-acetyltransferase, whose protein sequence is MPTRIRLAAARDLEALQRIEDDADRLLVDLLGPEDWPPAPTGASRAAEPGFLLVAEDPDADDGSAGLVGFAHVLEVDGLAHLEQVSVPSEHGRRGHGRALVEAAAGEARRRGHRRITLRTFADVPWNAPSYARMGFAEEQPATPFHRALVATEARLGLDRLGRRIQMGRELS, encoded by the coding sequence GTGCCCACCCGGATCCGCCTCGCCGCCGCCCGCGACCTCGAGGCGCTGCAGCGGATCGAGGACGACGCCGACCGCCTGCTCGTCGACCTGCTGGGCCCTGAGGACTGGCCGCCCGCGCCGACCGGGGCGTCGCGCGCCGCGGAGCCGGGGTTCCTGCTGGTGGCCGAGGATCCCGACGCAGACGACGGCAGCGCCGGGCTCGTCGGCTTCGCGCACGTCCTCGAGGTCGACGGCCTCGCGCACCTCGAACAGGTCTCGGTGCCATCGGAGCACGGCCGCCGCGGCCACGGGCGCGCCCTCGTCGAGGCGGCCGCCGGCGAGGCCCGGCGGCGCGGACATCGCCGGATCACGCTGCGCACCTTCGCGGACGTGCCGTGGAACGCGCCCTCCTACGCGCGCATGGGGTTCGCGGAAGAGCAGCCCGCGACGCCGTTCCATCGGGCGCTCGTGGCGACGGAGGCTCGGCTCGGCCTCGACCGGCTCGGACGGCGGATCCAGATGGGGCGCGAGCTGAGCTGA
- a CDS encoding ribonuclease J: MPPTSHAHALDIAKPGRLPRGGLRVTPLGGLGDVGRNMTLFEYEGELLIVDCGVLFPEESQPGINVILPDFSTLRGRLDKITGIVLTHGHEDHIGGVPYLLQERPDIPVIGSRLTLAFISAKLEEHKIKPVTRQVKEGDRITAGKFDLEFVAVNHSIPDGLAVAIRTGAGMVLHTGDFKMDQFPMDRRLTDLGAFARLGEEGVDLFLTDSTNAEVPGFTTAEKDLTPAIEKVFRTAPKRIVVSSFASHVHRIQQVLDSAEQYGRKVSFVGRSMVRNMKIASDLGYLRIPKGLVIDLKALNKLPDDKVTLICTGSQGEPMAALSRMARREHIIEVGEGDTILLASSLIPGNENAIYGVINGLIRWGADVVHKGNAKVHVSGHASAGELVYCYNLVKPRNVLPVHGEWRHLVANAALAESTGVKNALVIEDGVSVDLVNGRASISGRVPAPYVFVDGMTIGVATEEALEERRTLAAEGQITVLGIFDEKEQKLIHPAELITRGFVEHDGWIPEAEAAISTALKNAAAKRHLDGVAAERAMSDGLQRWLQRRHRRTPVVTVIVVDAD, from the coding sequence ATGCCTCCCACGTCCCACGCCCACGCCCTCGACATCGCCAAGCCCGGGCGCCTGCCCCGCGGCGGCCTGCGGGTCACGCCCCTCGGCGGTCTGGGCGACGTCGGCCGCAACATGACGCTGTTCGAGTACGAGGGCGAGCTGCTCATCGTCGACTGCGGCGTCCTCTTCCCCGAGGAGAGCCAGCCCGGCATCAACGTGATCCTCCCCGACTTCAGCACCCTGCGTGGGCGCCTCGACAAGATCACGGGCATCGTCCTCACGCACGGCCACGAGGACCACATCGGCGGCGTCCCGTACCTCCTGCAGGAGCGGCCCGACATCCCCGTCATCGGATCCCGCCTCACGCTCGCGTTCATCAGCGCGAAGCTCGAGGAGCACAAGATCAAGCCCGTCACCCGCCAGGTGAAGGAGGGCGACCGCATCACCGCGGGCAAGTTCGACCTCGAGTTCGTCGCCGTGAACCACTCCATCCCCGACGGCCTCGCCGTCGCGATCCGCACCGGCGCCGGCATGGTCCTGCACACGGGCGACTTCAAGATGGACCAGTTCCCGATGGACCGCCGCCTCACCGACCTCGGCGCGTTCGCACGCCTCGGCGAGGAGGGCGTGGACCTGTTCCTCACCGACTCGACCAACGCGGAGGTGCCCGGCTTCACGACCGCCGAGAAGGACCTCACGCCCGCCATCGAGAAGGTGTTCCGCACGGCGCCCAAGCGCATCGTCGTCTCCAGCTTCGCGAGCCACGTGCACCGCATCCAGCAGGTGCTCGACTCGGCCGAGCAGTACGGCCGCAAGGTCTCGTTCGTGGGCCGCTCGATGGTGCGGAACATGAAGATCGCCTCCGACCTCGGCTACCTGCGCATCCCCAAGGGCCTCGTCATCGACCTCAAGGCGCTGAACAAGCTGCCGGACGACAAGGTCACGCTCATCTGCACGGGTTCGCAGGGCGAGCCGATGGCGGCGCTCAGCCGCATGGCGCGTCGCGAGCACATCATCGAGGTGGGCGAGGGCGACACGATCCTCCTGGCCAGCTCGCTCATCCCCGGCAACGAGAACGCCATCTACGGCGTGATCAACGGCCTGATCCGCTGGGGTGCCGACGTCGTGCACAAGGGCAACGCGAAGGTGCACGTCTCCGGCCACGCCAGCGCCGGCGAGCTCGTCTACTGCTACAACCTCGTCAAGCCCCGCAACGTGCTGCCCGTGCACGGCGAGTGGCGCCACCTCGTCGCCAACGCCGCCCTGGCCGAGAGCACGGGCGTGAAGAACGCGCTCGTCATCGAGGACGGCGTGAGCGTCGACCTGGTCAACGGCCGCGCGTCGATCTCCGGCCGCGTGCCCGCGCCCTACGTCTTCGTCGACGGAATGACCATCGGCGTCGCGACCGAGGAGGCGCTCGAGGAGCGCCGCACGCTCGCCGCCGAGGGGCAGATCACCGTGCTCGGCATCTTCGACGAGAAGGAGCAGAAGCTCATCCACCCGGCCGAGCTCATCACGCGCGGCTTCGTGGAGCACGACGGCTGGATCCCCGAGGCCGAGGCCGCCATCAGCACCGCCCTGAAAAACGCGGCCGCCAAGCGCCACCTCGACGGCGTCGCCGCCGAGCGCGCCATGAGCGACGGCCTGCAGCGCTGGCTCCAGCGCCGCCACCGCCGCACGCCGGTGGTCACGGTGATCGTGGTGGACGCGGACTAG
- a CDS encoding SulP family inorganic anion transporter, whose translation MASGTATPTAVAPTARHPSPTVLQALRSPRLLSREVLAGLVVALALIPEAISFSIIAGVDPRVGLFSSFVMAVAIAFLGGRPAMITAATGAVALVVAPVVRDHGLDYLIATVILGGILQIVLGLLGVAKLMRFIPRSVMVGFVNALAILIFSAQIPNLVGVPWLVYPLVAVGIAIIVVMPRITKVVPAPLVAIVVVTAAVVVTALAVPTVGDEGALPDSLPTLFIPDVPLTFDTLRIIAPYALALALVGILESLMTAKLVDDITDTPSRKTRETLGQGGANILSGLFGGMGGCAMIGQTMINVKASGARTRISTFLAGVFLLILVVGLGDVVAIIPMAALVAVMIMVSVGTFDWHSIRPSTLRRMPVGETLVMVLTVIVVVLTDNLAIGVIVGVIAAMIVFARRVAHFATVERTVRVDADGVETAHYAVIGELFFASSNDLTTQFDYAGDPERVVIDMSGSHVWDASTVAALDAITYKYERHGTRAVISGMNASSAAMHGRLAGELGAGH comes from the coding sequence ATGGCCTCAGGAACAGCCACCCCGACCGCCGTCGCGCCGACCGCGCGACACCCCAGCCCCACCGTCCTCCAGGCGCTGCGGAGCCCGCGCCTCCTCAGCCGCGAGGTGCTCGCGGGCCTCGTGGTCGCGCTCGCGCTCATCCCCGAGGCGATCTCGTTCTCGATCATCGCGGGCGTGGATCCGCGCGTCGGCCTCTTCTCCTCGTTCGTGATGGCCGTCGCCATCGCGTTCCTCGGCGGCCGGCCCGCCATGATCACCGCGGCCACGGGCGCCGTCGCGCTCGTCGTGGCGCCGGTCGTCCGCGACCACGGCCTCGACTACCTCATCGCCACCGTCATCCTCGGCGGGATCCTGCAGATCGTCCTCGGCCTGCTCGGGGTCGCGAAGCTCATGCGCTTCATCCCGCGCTCGGTGATGGTCGGGTTCGTCAACGCGCTCGCGATCCTCATCTTCTCCGCGCAGATCCCGAACCTCGTGGGCGTGCCGTGGCTCGTCTACCCGCTGGTCGCGGTGGGGATCGCGATCATCGTGGTGATGCCGCGGATCACCAAGGTCGTCCCGGCGCCGCTCGTCGCCATCGTCGTGGTCACGGCCGCGGTGGTCGTCACGGCGCTCGCCGTGCCGACCGTGGGCGACGAGGGCGCGCTGCCGGACAGCCTGCCGACCCTCTTCATCCCGGACGTGCCGCTCACGTTCGACACGCTGCGGATCATCGCGCCGTACGCGCTGGCGCTCGCGCTCGTCGGGATCCTCGAGTCGCTCATGACCGCGAAGCTCGTCGACGACATCACCGACACCCCCTCGCGCAAGACCCGCGAGACGCTCGGCCAGGGCGGCGCGAACATCCTCTCGGGCCTCTTCGGCGGCATGGGCGGCTGCGCGATGATCGGCCAGACGATGATCAACGTGAAGGCATCCGGTGCCCGCACCCGCATCTCCACGTTCCTCGCGGGCGTCTTCCTGCTGATCCTCGTGGTGGGCCTCGGCGACGTCGTCGCGATCATCCCGATGGCCGCGCTCGTGGCAGTGATGATCATGGTCTCGGTCGGCACGTTCGACTGGCACAGCATCCGGCCGTCGACGCTGCGCCGCATGCCCGTGGGGGAGACGCTCGTCATGGTGCTCACCGTGATCGTCGTCGTGCTCACCGACAACCTCGCCATCGGCGTCATCGTCGGCGTCATCGCCGCGATGATCGTGTTCGCCCGCCGGGTCGCGCACTTCGCCACCGTCGAGCGCACCGTGCGGGTGGACGCCGACGGCGTCGAGACCGCGCACTACGCCGTGATCGGCGAGCTGTTCTTCGCCTCCAGCAACGACCTCACGACGCAGTTCGACTACGCGGGCGACCCGGAGCGCGTCGTCATCGACATGAGCGGATCCCACGTGTGGGACGCCTCGACCGTCGCGGCCCTCGACGCCATCACGTACAAGTACGAGCGCCACGGCACGCGGGCCGTCATCAGCGGGATGAACGCCTCGTCCGCCGCGATGCACGGACGCCTCGCGGGGGAGCTCGGCGCAGGTCACTGA
- a CDS encoding NAD-dependent succinate-semialdehyde dehydrogenase, with the protein MSSYAVTDPTTGETVAEHPEITDQELQEAIAAAEGAYRGWSRRTTIAERAALVARVAELHVERRDELARIIVREMGKPLDQALGEVDFAADILGYYARNAEEFLADEAIELADGTGSAFVRRSGLGVLLGIMPWNFPYYQVARFAAPAIVTGNTILLKHAPQCPESAEAIQRMYREAAAELGADAGVYVSVLATNAQIEGVIADPRVQGVSVTGSERAGAAVAEIAGRHLKKVVLELGGSDPFILLSTDDLDAAVIDAVNARLDNNGQSCNGAKRFLVIDHLYDDFAARFTAQLTAAQPADPMADGTLLGPLSSRAATERLTEQLSRAVDQGATVLASGEPVGNLFPPAVLAGVTPDMDAYREEFFGPVAALYRVSSEEEAVALANDTPFGLGSYVYTTDPEQALRVADGIDAGMVWVNLVLGDAAELPFGGVKRSGSGRELGRHAVDEFANRKLIRIA; encoded by the coding sequence ATGAGCAGCTACGCCGTCACCGATCCGACCACCGGCGAGACCGTCGCCGAGCATCCCGAGATCACCGACCAGGAGCTGCAGGAGGCGATCGCCGCCGCCGAGGGCGCGTACCGCGGCTGGTCGCGCCGCACCACGATCGCCGAGCGCGCCGCCCTCGTCGCGCGCGTCGCCGAGCTGCACGTGGAGCGCCGCGACGAGCTCGCCCGGATCATCGTGCGCGAGATGGGCAAGCCGCTCGACCAGGCGCTCGGCGAGGTCGACTTCGCCGCCGACATCCTCGGCTACTACGCGCGGAACGCCGAGGAGTTCCTCGCCGACGAGGCCATCGAGCTCGCCGACGGCACCGGATCCGCGTTCGTGCGCCGCTCGGGCCTCGGCGTGCTGCTGGGGATCATGCCGTGGAACTTCCCCTACTACCAGGTGGCCCGGTTCGCGGCGCCGGCCATCGTCACGGGCAACACGATCCTGCTCAAGCACGCGCCGCAGTGCCCGGAGTCGGCCGAGGCGATCCAGCGCATGTACCGCGAGGCGGCCGCCGAGCTCGGCGCCGACGCGGGCGTGTACGTGAGCGTGCTCGCCACGAACGCGCAGATCGAGGGCGTCATCGCCGACCCGCGCGTGCAGGGCGTCTCCGTCACGGGATCCGAGCGGGCGGGCGCCGCCGTCGCGGAGATCGCCGGCCGGCACCTGAAGAAGGTCGTGCTGGAGCTCGGCGGATCCGACCCCTTCATCCTGCTGTCGACCGACGACCTCGACGCGGCCGTCATCGACGCCGTCAACGCGCGTCTCGACAACAACGGCCAGTCCTGCAACGGCGCCAAGCGCTTCCTCGTGATCGACCACCTCTACGACGACTTCGCCGCGCGCTTCACGGCGCAGCTCACGGCGGCCCAGCCCGCGGATCCGATGGCCGACGGCACCCTGCTCGGCCCGCTCTCCTCGCGCGCCGCGACCGAGCGGCTCACCGAGCAGCTGTCCCGCGCGGTGGACCAGGGCGCGACCGTGCTCGCGAGCGGCGAGCCTGTCGGCAACCTCTTCCCGCCTGCCGTGCTCGCCGGCGTGACCCCCGACATGGACGCCTACCGCGAGGAGTTCTTCGGCCCCGTCGCCGCGCTCTACCGCGTCTCCTCCGAGGAGGAGGCGGTCGCGCTCGCCAACGACACCCCCTTCGGCCTCGGCTCGTACGTCTACACGACGGACCCGGAGCAGGCGCTGCGGGTCGCCGACGGCATCGACGCGGGCATGGTCTGGGTCAACCTCGTGCTCGGCGACGCCGCCGAGCTGCCCTTCGGCGGCGTGAAGCGCTCGGGCTCGGGCAGGGAGCTCGGCCGCCACGCGGTCGACGAGTTCGCGAACCGGAAGCTCATCCGCATCGCATGA
- a CDS encoding MalY/PatB family protein, which translates to MAAMVEVTTAPIDEIRGQRTSIKWTRFPADVLPLFVAEMDYAIAEPVVEELVRRVRASDVGYLDGPGPLAPAFARFARERWGWTVDESRVRIATDVSVGIVETLRLAVPRGGRVVVTPPVYPPFFELVEEAGARVEEVPLLVADGRASLDLAGLERAFASGVDAFLLCNPHNPLGLVHDAVTLAAVARLAARHDVLVISDEVHAPLTLPGATFTPFAPLAEALGASSVCVTSASKGWNLAGAKCSLVIAGDPRTHALLDGLVEEVACRTSILGLHANVVAFSCTDWLDDAIARIVANDRLLASLLAEHLPGVVHHRPSAGYLAWLDLRPLGLGADPAAVLLERARVALNAGHCYGTGGAGHARLNLACDPDVLREAVRRIAAAVGSRRTPARVPACVPTHVAIHRGAPA; encoded by the coding sequence ATGGCCGCCATGGTGGAGGTCACGACGGCGCCGATCGACGAGATCCGCGGCCAGCGCACGAGCATCAAGTGGACGCGGTTCCCCGCGGACGTGCTGCCCCTGTTCGTGGCCGAGATGGACTACGCGATCGCCGAGCCCGTCGTCGAGGAGCTGGTGCGCCGGGTGCGCGCGTCCGACGTCGGCTACCTCGACGGGCCCGGCCCGCTGGCGCCCGCCTTCGCGCGGTTCGCCCGCGAGCGCTGGGGCTGGACCGTCGACGAGTCCCGGGTGCGCATCGCCACCGACGTGAGCGTCGGCATCGTCGAGACGCTGCGGCTCGCGGTGCCGCGGGGCGGACGCGTGGTCGTTACGCCGCCCGTGTACCCGCCGTTCTTCGAGCTGGTGGAGGAGGCGGGCGCGCGCGTCGAGGAGGTGCCGCTGCTCGTCGCGGACGGCCGCGCGTCCCTCGACCTCGCGGGGCTCGAGCGCGCGTTCGCGTCCGGGGTCGACGCGTTCCTGCTCTGCAACCCGCACAACCCGTTGGGGCTCGTGCACGACGCGGTGACCCTCGCGGCCGTCGCGCGGCTCGCCGCCCGCCACGACGTGCTCGTCATCAGCGATGAGGTGCACGCGCCGCTCACGCTGCCGGGGGCGACCTTCACGCCGTTCGCGCCGCTGGCCGAGGCGCTCGGCGCCAGCTCCGTGTGCGTCACGTCGGCGAGCAAGGGCTGGAACCTCGCGGGCGCCAAGTGCTCGCTCGTCATCGCGGGGGATCCGCGCACCCACGCCCTGCTCGACGGCCTCGTCGAGGAGGTGGCCTGTCGCACGAGCATCCTCGGGCTGCACGCGAACGTCGTCGCGTTCTCCTGTACCGACTGGCTCGACGATGCCATCGCCCGAATCGTCGCGAACGACCGCCTCCTCGCCTCCCTCCTCGCCGAGCACCTGCCCGGCGTCGTCCACCACCGCCCCTCCGCCGGCTACCTCGCCTGGCTCGACCTCCGCCCGCTCGGCCTCGGCGCCGATCCCGCCGCGGTGCTGCTCGAGCGGGCTCGAGTCGCCCTCAACGCCGGCCACTGCTACGGCACCGGAGGCGCCGGCCACGCCCGCCTCAACCTCGCCTGCGATCCCGACGTGCTGCGGGAGGCCGTGCGGCGGATCGCGGCCGCCGTCGGATCCAGGCGAACCCCCGCCCGCGTCCCCGCCTGCGTCCCCACCCACGTCGCCATCCACCGAGGAGCACCCGCATGA
- a CDS encoding cobalamin-independent methionine synthase II family protein, producing MTDRILTTHAGSLPRTPELTRLLVARDQRRAFDQDELAEVTASAVADTVRRQLETGLDIVNDGEVPRVGFSTYVLERIDGFGGAGHRKPTLDSIKFPEYAAFQAKQIVEGADVARVWDPPVAQGLLEYDPALAGITEDLDGFDRELAVQAGRGLAPAGTFFSAATPGIVSTTLLLDAANPHYGDDRAYVFALADQLKLEYDAIVARGHTLQLDAPDLAMERVIQFGDATLEEFLAAVDLHVDALNHAIRDIPRERVRLHVCWGNWQGPHQDDVPVDVLLPHLYRANVGAFSIPLGNPAHQHEAPSFRAHPLPEGAVLIPGVVDVTTNYLEHPQVIANRILEVVDAVGDPTRVIAGTDCGLSTFASYEFVATDVAWAKLGALVEGAAIASRRAFGA from the coding sequence ATGACCGACCGCATCCTGACCACGCACGCCGGCAGCCTCCCGCGTACGCCCGAGCTGACCCGGCTGCTCGTCGCCCGCGACCAGCGGCGCGCGTTCGACCAGGACGAGCTGGCGGAGGTCACCGCGTCCGCCGTCGCCGACACCGTGCGCCGGCAGCTCGAGACCGGGCTCGACATCGTGAACGACGGCGAGGTGCCGCGCGTCGGCTTCTCGACCTACGTGCTCGAGCGCATCGACGGGTTCGGCGGCGCCGGTCACCGGAAGCCCACGCTCGACTCGATCAAGTTCCCCGAGTACGCCGCGTTCCAGGCGAAGCAGATCGTCGAGGGGGCGGATGTGGCGCGGGTCTGGGATCCGCCGGTCGCCCAGGGCCTGCTCGAGTACGACCCCGCGCTCGCCGGGATCACGGAGGACCTCGACGGGTTCGACCGCGAGCTCGCCGTGCAGGCCGGCCGCGGCCTCGCGCCCGCCGGCACGTTCTTCTCCGCGGCGACTCCGGGGATCGTGTCGACGACGCTGCTGCTCGACGCCGCGAACCCGCACTACGGCGACGACCGCGCCTACGTCTTCGCGCTCGCCGACCAGCTGAAGCTCGAGTACGACGCCATCGTCGCGCGCGGCCACACGCTGCAGCTCGACGCGCCCGACCTCGCGATGGAGCGGGTGATCCAGTTCGGCGACGCCACCCTCGAGGAGTTCCTCGCCGCGGTCGACCTGCACGTGGACGCGCTCAACCACGCGATCCGCGACATCCCGCGCGAGAGGGTGCGCCTGCACGTGTGCTGGGGCAACTGGCAGGGCCCGCACCAGGACGACGTGCCCGTCGACGTGCTGCTCCCGCACCTGTACCGGGCGAACGTGGGCGCGTTCAGCATCCCGCTCGGCAACCCCGCGCATCAGCACGAGGCGCCGTCGTTCCGCGCGCACCCGCTGCCGGAGGGCGCGGTGCTCATCCCGGGCGTGGTGGATGTGACCACCAACTACCTGGAGCACCCGCAGGTGATCGCCAACCGGATCCTTGAGGTCGTCGACGCCGTGGGCGACCCGACCCGCGTGATCGCCGGCACCGACTGCGGCCTCTCGACCTTCGCGAGCTACGAGTTCGTCGCCACCGACGTGGCGTGGGCGAAGCTCGGCGCGCTCGTCGAGGGCGCGGCCATCGCCTCGCGTCGGGCGTTCGGCGCGTGA
- a CDS encoding O-acetylhomoserine aminocarboxypropyltransferase/cysteine synthase family protein, translated as MLDGIRAAATREDAAAPDAAARATAGFTTRQVHAGSAIDGDHGARVSPVHLSAGFVFDSFAEARDRFAGVDEGYLYTRNGNPTTDEVEKRLAELEGGTEAILLASGQAATTTALLAILQAGDRILSSSSIYEGNRGLFRQNLGRLGIGVDFVDDHRDLDEWASRITPETRVLFGEPIPNPKNDLLDLAGIADVAHRHGLPFVVDDTLATPYLLRPIEHGADVVVHSTSKFLAGHGSVLGGVVVDGGSFDWAARPDLFPHLNQPERSFGGASWADRFGRGAFVAYAREIVASRFGPTPAPFSSFLLRQGIETLSLRVERHSANALAVARFLEARPEVSSVDYSGLESSPSHELALRYLPDGQGSVFSFTLAGGEPAAEAFTDAVRLFSRMTHLGDVRSLVLHPASTTHAGRTPEERDAAGIWPGLLRVSIGIEDIADILRDLERGLDAVRALPAIGS; from the coding sequence GTGCTCGACGGGATCCGCGCCGCCGCGACGCGCGAGGACGCCGCCGCCCCGGACGCCGCGGCCCGGGCGACCGCCGGCTTCACCACGCGCCAGGTGCACGCCGGATCCGCGATCGACGGCGACCACGGCGCCCGCGTCTCGCCCGTGCACCTCAGCGCCGGCTTCGTCTTCGACAGCTTCGCCGAGGCCCGCGACCGGTTCGCCGGCGTCGATGAGGGCTACCTCTACACGCGCAACGGCAACCCGACCACCGACGAGGTCGAGAAGCGGCTCGCCGAGCTCGAGGGCGGCACCGAGGCGATCCTCCTCGCGAGCGGCCAGGCGGCGACCACCACCGCGCTGCTCGCGATCCTGCAGGCCGGCGACCGGATCCTCTCCTCGAGCAGCATCTACGAGGGCAACCGCGGCCTGTTCCGCCAGAACCTCGGCCGGCTCGGCATCGGCGTCGACTTCGTGGACGACCACCGCGACCTCGACGAGTGGGCCAGCCGGATCACGCCGGAGACGCGCGTGCTGTTCGGCGAGCCCATCCCGAACCCCAAGAACGACCTGCTCGACCTCGCGGGGATCGCCGATGTCGCGCACCGCCACGGCCTGCCGTTCGTGGTCGACGACACGCTCGCCACGCCCTACCTGCTGCGGCCGATCGAGCACGGCGCCGACGTCGTCGTGCACTCCACGAGCAAGTTCCTCGCGGGCCACGGCTCGGTGCTCGGCGGCGTGGTGGTCGACGGCGGATCCTTCGACTGGGCCGCCCGTCCCGACCTCTTCCCGCACCTGAACCAGCCCGAGCGGTCCTTCGGCGGCGCGAGCTGGGCCGACCGCTTCGGCCGCGGCGCGTTCGTCGCGTACGCCCGCGAGATCGTCGCGTCCCGCTTCGGCCCGACGCCCGCGCCGTTCAGCTCGTTCCTGCTGCGGCAGGGGATCGAGACGCTGTCCCTGCGCGTCGAGCGCCACTCGGCCAACGCGCTCGCGGTGGCGCGCTTCCTGGAGGCGCGGCCCGAGGTGTCGTCGGTCGACTACTCGGGGCTGGAGTCGAGTCCGTCCCACGAGCTGGCGCTGAGGTACCTGCCCGACGGCCAGGGCTCCGTGTTCTCGTTCACGCTCGCGGGCGGCGAGCCGGCGGCCGAGGCGTTCACCGACGCGGTGCGGCTGTTCAGCCGGATGACCCACCTCGGCGACGTGCGCTCGCTCGTGCTGCACCCGGCGTCCACCACGCACGCCGGCCGTACGCCCGAGGAGCGCGACGCCGCGGGGATCTGGCCGGGGCTCCTCCGCGTGTCCATCGGCATCGAGGACATCGCCGACATCCTGCGCGACCTCGAGCGCGGCCTCGATGCCGTGCGCGCCCTGCCGGCGATCGGATCCTGA